A genome region from Solanum pennellii chromosome 12, SPENNV200 includes the following:
- the LOC107007705 gene encoding aldehyde dehydrogenase family 2 member C4-like, whose product MAEMNGNSETQFQIPKIKFTKLFINGEFVDSVSGNTFETIDPRNEEVIARISEGDKEDVDLAVKAAREAFDNGPWPRLSAAERRRIMLKFADLMIENAEEIAALDAMDAGKLFVPVKTMDIPAAAEIIRYYAGAADKIHGTTLKMSRELQGYTLLEPIGVVGHIIPWNFPTQMFVMKVGPALAAGCTMIVKPAEQTPLSALYYAQLAKQAGVPDGVINVVTGFGSTAGAALCSHMDVDKISFTGSTEVGRLVMQAAALSNLKPVSLELGGKSPFIVFDDVDVDKVAPLALVGILFNKGEICVAGSRLFIQEGIYDKFVKKLEQMVKTWVVGDPFDPKSHQGPQVDKKQYERVLSYIEHGKREGAKLLTGGNALDRKGYFIEPTIFIDVEDDMKIAKEEIFGPVLAVMKFKTVEEVIKRANCTNYGLAAGVMTNDLNIANTVSRSIRAGVIWINCYFAFDPDCPYGGYKCSGFERDLGMEGLHKYLQVKSVATPIYNSPWL is encoded by the exons ATGGCGGAAATGAATGGAAATTCAGAAACTCAATTCCAAATTCCGAAAATTAAGTTCACAAAGCTGTTCATCAATGGTGAATTCGTCGATTCCGTTTCAG GAAATACGTTTGAAACAATAGATCCAAGAAACGAGGAGGTTATCGCAAGAATTAGCGAAGGTGACAAGGAGGATGTTGATTTGGCTGTCAAAGCCGCCCGTGAAGCTTTCGATAATGGGCCTTGGCCTCGATTATCCGCCGCG GAGAGGAGAAGGATAATGCTGAAATTCGCGGATTTAATGATAGAAAATGCAGAGGAAATAGCAGCATTGGATGCAATGGATGCAGGGAAGTTATTTGTTCCTGTAAAGACCATGGACATTCCAGCTGCAGCCGAAATTATTCGCTATTATGCTGGTGCAGCCGATAAAATCCATGGAACGACTCTCAAAATGTCGCGTGAGTTGCAAGGATACACGTTGCTCGAACCAATTGGTGTTGTCGGACACATTATTCCTTGGAATTTCCCAACTCAGATGTTTGTTATGAAGGTTGGCCCTGCATTAGCAGCTGGTTGCACTATGATTGTCAAACCTGCTGAACAAACTCCTCTTTCCGCGCTCTATTATGCTCAATTGGCTAAACAA GCAGGTGTTCCCGATGGAGTGATCAATGTCGTTACAGGATTTGGTTCTACTGCTGGTGCTGCACTTTGCTCGCATATGGACGTAGACAAG ATAAGCTTCACAGGTTCGACAGAAGTAGGACGTCTAGTAATGCAGGCTGCAGCATTAAGCAATTTAAAACCTGTCTCGCTAGAATTGGGAGGGAAGTCGCCTTTTATAGTATTCGATGATGTAGATGTTGACAAAGTTGCACCACTTGCCCTTGTAGGAATCCTATTCAACAAG GGAGAAATTTGTGTGGCTGGATCTCGTCTTTTCATCCAAGAAGGTATTTACGATAAATTTGTCAAGAAATTGGAACAGATGGTAAAAACATGGGTGGTTGGTGATCCTTTTGATCCAAAATCTCATCAAGGACCTCAA GTTGATAAAAAACAGTACGAGAGAGTACTTTCGTACATTGAACATGGCAAGAGGGAGGGTGCGAAATTGCTAACTGGGGGCAATGCATTGGATAGGAAGGGTTATTTCATTGAGCCAACCATATTTATTGATGTTGAA GATGACATGAAAATTgcaaaagaagaaatatttggACCTGTTCTGGCAGTAATGAAGTTTAA GACGGTAGAGGAGGTGATCAAGAGAGCTAACTGTACAAACTATGGATTAGCAGCAGGTGTGATGACCAATGACTTGAACATTGCTAACACAGTTTCAAGATCGATTCGAGCTGGTGTTATCTGGATAAACTGTTACTTTGCTTTCGATCCGGATTGTCCATATGGAGGATACAAATGCAGTGGCTTTGAAAGAGATTTAGGAATGGAAGGACTTCATAAGTATCTTCAAGTTAAATCTGTAGCCACTCCTATTTACAACTCTCCTTGGTtgtaa
- the LOC107005435 gene encoding LOW QUALITY PROTEIN: uncharacterized protein LOC107005435 (The sequence of the model RefSeq protein was modified relative to this genomic sequence to represent the inferred CDS: deleted 2 bases in 1 codon), with amino-acid sequence MATLTPGVLLKLLQSMNTGARVTGDHRTPLLQVIGIVPALSTSDSLWPHNGFFVQLSDSLNSTYVSLSERDTDLILTNRLQLGQFVHVDRFCFDSPPVPRAVNIRSIAGRHGFIGSPEPLIARISGGGFLIQPVSDSDPIAAYLSKNGRTETGSGPGLKDGKEKLRVREVLAPKENVEMKEDLSKNCSAPKRFSSPASAKQRSVSAGKKNLVAERDPSPAGKVKRSASPVPSKSVVPSLVAAKEENRRTSKEPAIIVPSRYRQPSPTSGRRQASPSVARRMSLSPGRRLSGGLKVSPAADSSGKKKMTTIAAGISKVSEAIVGSGKSSRKSWDEGPANSGDFXSSEQTEKVFSKKKPDIQAILRTQAAISRRLSDVSCHAEDFGSEGKLKSSAAENSPDTEKSNNAAPVIPVHEKKWTDGSVPLHSVTSELAKLGKEAMQRRIIASTAAAEALEEALAIETIVRNLSMFADLRSTSNPKNPLPTIDHFMSIYEDVVKSTCVAESITSNRGVQKSNENMTTMEQPKSSLLWVEAALATDLEIVSLLTNQNSGTQPASVKSSPTYQSTKPSNKNPLMVTGFWTRGNGMNETVELAKKLQSEMQMWFITFVEESLDAGFRVFKNCSLASVGASSNCDSIQAILSQLKRVNNWLDRVVSKKDEQLIQKIECLRRKIYGFVIQHVGTTAENS; translated from the exons ATGGCAACTCTAACACCAGGAGTTCTACTGAAGTTACTTCAGTCGATGAACACCGGTGCAAGAGTCACCGGCGACCACCGTACGCCGTTGTTACAAGTGATTGGGATTGTACCGGCGCTTTCGACTTCCGATTCATTGTGGCCTCATAATGGGTTTTTTGTTCAGCTTTCTGATTCTCTCAACTCAACTTATGTTTCCCTTTCGGAGCGTGACACAGATCTTATCCTCACGAATCGGCTTCAGCTTGGTCAGTTTGTTCATGTTGACCGGTTCTGTTTTGATTCTCCGCCTGTACCACGGGCTGTTAATATTCGGTCTATTGCTGGTAGACATGGGTTTATTGGCTCGCCGGAACCCTTAATTGCTCGGATTTCTGGTGGGGGATTTCTGATTCAACCTGTTTCTGATTCGGATCCTATTGCTGCTTATTTGTCGAAAAATGGAAGAACAGAGACGGGTTCAGGTCCGGGTTTGAAAGATGGGAAGGAAAAACTCAGGGTAAGAGAAGTGCTTGCACCAAAAGAAAATGTGGAAATGAAGGAAGATTTGAGTAAAAATTGTTCTGCTCCGAAGAGATTTTCGTCTCCGGCATCAGCTAAGCAGAGATCAGTATCAGCAGGGAAGAAGAATTTGGTAGCTGAAAGGGATCCATCACCAGCAGGGAAAGTGAAGAGGTCAGCATCACCAGTGCCATCAAAGTCCGTGGTGCCTAGTTTGGTAGCTGCAAAAGAGGAAAATCGGAGGACATCGAAGGAGCCAGCTATTATAGTTCCATCAAGGTATAGGCAGCCATCACCTACATCAGGGAGAAGGCAGGCAAGTCCATCGGTGGCAAGACGTATGTCGTTATCACCTGGACGACGATTGTCTGGTGGTCTTAAGGTTTCTCCTGCTGCAGATTCTTCTGGAAAGAAGAAGATGACTACTATTGCTGCTGGAATTTCCAAAGTTTCAGAGGCAATTGTGGGGTCTGGTAAATCAAGTAGAAAAAGTTGGGATGAAGGTCCAGCAAATAGTGGTGAT TTTNATTCTTCGGAACAAACAGAGAAGGTTTTTTCGAAGAAAAAACCGGATATTCAGGCAATTCTGAGAACTCAG GCTGCTATTTCTAGGCGTTTGAGTGATGTAAGCTGTCATGCTGAGGATTTTGGAAGTGAGGGAAAACTAAAATCTAGTGCCGCGGAAAATTCCCCTGACACTGAAAAGTCTAATAATGCAGCTCCAGTGATTCCAGTTCATGAGAAGAAGTGGACTGATGGAAGTGTACCACTACACTCCGTAACCTCAGAACTTGCAAAGCTTGGAAAG GAGGCAATGCAAAGGAGAATAATTGCTTCAACAGCTGCAGCTGAAGCATTGGAAGAGGCCCTTGCCATTGAGACTATTGTTAGAAATTTGAG TATGTTTGCAGATTTACGCTCAACATCCAACCCTAAAAACCCTCTCCCAACTATTGATCATTTCATGTCAATTTACGAAGATGTGGTGAAGTCAACATGCGTTGCTGAATCAATCACCAGCAATCGTGGCGTGCAAAAATCTAATGAGAATATGACTACGATGGAGCAACCAAAATCATCTCTTCTTTGGGTGGAGGCTGCTCTAGCAACTGATCTTGAAATTGTCTCTCTCTTGACAAATCAGAACAGTGGAACTCAACCAGCATCAGTGAAAAGCTCTCCGACATATCAGTCAACAAAACCGTCTAACAAGAATCCTTTGATGGTTACTGGATTTTGGACAAGGGGTAATGGGATGAATGAGACTGTAGAACTTGCAAAGAAGTTGCAATCTGAAATGCAAATGTGGTTCATCACTTTTGTTGAAGAGTCACTAGATGCAGGTTTTCGTGTGTTCAAGAACTGCTCCCTGGCTTCTGTCGGAGCATCTTCCAACTGTGATTCAATTCAAGCTATTTTGTCACAACTCAAGCGAGTCAATAACTGGTTGGATCGCGTAGTCTCTAAGAAAGATGAACAACTGATACAGAAGATTGAGTGCTTGAGACGAAAAATATATGGATTCGTCATTCAGCATGTTGGAACTACTGCTGAAAATTCTTAA